One Euphorbia lathyris chromosome 1, ddEupLath1.1, whole genome shotgun sequence DNA segment encodes these proteins:
- the LOC136203653 gene encoding heat stress transcription factor A-4a-like: MDSSQGQGQGQGSSSNNAPAPFLIKTYEMIDDPHTNPIVSWSLTGCSFVVWNPPEFAQDLLPKYFKHNNFSSFVRQLNTYGFRKIDPDQWEFANEEFIRGQRHLLSNIRRRKPIHSHSLHNQLNFSPLSDSEKMEYEDKIKRLKQDKTLLQLELHRNETEKQAFESQIMSYRERLQDMERRQVQLVSFLSQVAKKPGFASILMQQSEFNTKKRRLFESTDYTDENHSLSLVKQNPDGGSPSSLMNLESVDKLDSSIKCLENFLYGERETCVVSPPSPAIFGELSVSSIDGETCSPRSHPSTPHSMDIPSSPELAACINHHVENSPKTQVNEAELGSKSGSGSVSVFQAAGANDHFWEYFLTEAPGSSGTEEPENRNDGKRTSVIKPESSEKGWWNSNIIHDLTMHMEHLAPAGTS, encoded by the exons ATGGATAGTTCACAGGGACAGGGACAGGGACAGGGAAGTAGTTCAAATAATGCACCGGCTCCTTTCTTGATCAAAACATATGAGATGATAGATGATCCACACACCAATCCTATTGTTTCTTGGAGCCTTACTGGCTGCAGTTTTGTCGTTTGGAATCCACCCGAATTTGCTCAGGATCTACTTCCCAAATACTTCAAGCACAATAATTTTTCTAGCTTTGTCAGGCAGCTTAACACTTAT GGATTCAGAAAGATTGATCCTGATCAATGGGAGTTTGCTAATGAAGAATTTATAAGAGGGCAAAGACATCTTCTCAGTAACATAAGACGAAGAAAGCCAATCCATAGCCATTCTCTGCACAATCAACTCAACTTTTCACCATTATCTGATTCAGAAAAAATGGAATATGAAGACAAAATAAAACGACTTAAACAAGACAAAACCTTGCTTCAGCTTGAGCTGCATAGAAATGAAACAGAGAAGCAAGCTTTTGAGTCTCAAATTATGTCATATAGAGAACGTTTGCAGGACATGGAACGTAGACAGGTGCAATTAGTCTCTTTCTTATCTCAGGTTGCTAAGAAACCAGGATTTGCATCAATTCTAATGCAACAATCAGAATTTAACACCAAAAAGAGAAGACTATTTGAGTCTACTGACTATACAGATGAGAATCATAGTTTGAGTCTAGTCAAACAAAATCCGGACGGAGGATCACCTTCCTCCTTGATGAATTTAGAGTCCGTTGACAAGTTGGATTCATCAATTAAATGTTTAGAGAACTTTCTCTATGGGGAAAGGGAAACTTGCGTAGTTTCGCCGCCTTCTCCAGCCATTTTTGGAGAGTTAAGTGTATCATCTATAGATGGAGAAACTTGCTCTCCTAGATCACATCCATCCACTCCTCATTCCATGGATATTCCTTCGTCTCCGGAGCTTGCTGCGTGTATTAATCATCATGTCGAAAACAGCCCGAAAACACAGGTAAATGAAGCAGAATTGGGAAGCAAAAGTGGTAGTGGTAGTGTTAGTGTATTCCAAGCAGCTGGAGCAAATGATCATTTCTGGGAATATTTTCTGACTGAGGCTCCTGGTTCTTCAGGCACAGAAGAACCCGAAAACCGAAATGATGGTAAAAGAACAAGTGTTATAAAGCCAGAAAGCAGTGAAAAAGGATGGTGGAATTCAAACATCATACATGATCTTACAATGCATATGGAACACCTTGCTCCAGCTGGAACAAGTTGA